One genomic region from Anabaena sp. PCC 7108 encodes:
- a CDS encoding helix-turn-helix transcriptional regulator yields the protein MLKTSPAALGQIADYFKVLSEISRLQVLCCLKSGSKNVTEIIEATGLGQANVSKHLKILTQAGIVKRQPQGVSVYYEITDPLIFEICELVCDRLSIRLEEQSQQLKQLVPLRGIPNS from the coding sequence ATGTTAAAAACTTCACCAGCGGCTCTAGGACAAATTGCTGATTATTTTAAAGTGCTTTCAGAAATCAGCCGCCTCCAGGTTCTCTGTTGTTTGAAGTCAGGTAGCAAAAATGTCACAGAAATTATTGAAGCCACTGGATTGGGACAAGCAAATGTTTCCAAGCATTTGAAGATATTAACACAAGCGGGAATTGTCAAGCGGCAACCACAGGGGGTGAGTGTTTATTATGAAATTACTGACCCCCTAATTTTTGAGATATGTGAGCTGGTGTGCGATCGCCTTTCAATTCGCTTAGAAGAACAGTCACAGCAGTTAAAACAACTAGTACCACTGCGCGGAATCCCTAATTCCTGA
- a CDS encoding sulfite exporter TauE/SafE family protein, with the protein MTWMIGHLLAACIGVSLGLIGGGGSVLALPILVYVMGVPPKSAIAMTLVIVGTVSILGLIPHWQAKNVNFKTAFIFGSTTMLGAFLGAKIATLPFVTESVQMMLFAVMMLLAALFMIQRSSQSVIADENLALYPPPICKYCWLWLMTEGLGVGVLTGLVGVGGGFAIVPALVLLGKVPIKKAIGTSLLIIIFNSISGFLGYVGHVPLNWNLILSFIIAASLGTIPGAYFAQFVPAQKLQKTFGYFLLAVASVVLVQNFHPPQSSKVSSHHSTSMVERSFRAKSY; encoded by the coding sequence ATGACCTGGATGATTGGGCATCTACTGGCTGCCTGTATTGGGGTCAGCTTGGGTTTAATTGGTGGTGGTGGGTCAGTATTGGCGTTGCCGATTTTGGTTTATGTGATGGGTGTACCGCCAAAATCTGCGATCGCTATGACTTTAGTGATTGTCGGGACTGTCAGTATACTCGGCTTGATACCTCACTGGCAAGCTAAAAATGTCAACTTCAAGACTGCTTTTATTTTTGGTTCTACCACCATGCTGGGGGCATTTCTGGGGGCAAAAATTGCCACACTGCCATTTGTTACCGAATCTGTACAAATGATGCTGTTTGCGGTGATGATGTTACTAGCAGCACTATTTATGATTCAGAGGAGTTCTCAGTCTGTAATAGCAGATGAAAATTTGGCACTTTATCCCCCACCTATCTGCAAGTATTGTTGGTTGTGGTTAATGACTGAAGGTTTAGGTGTGGGAGTATTAACTGGATTAGTTGGTGTGGGTGGTGGATTTGCGATCGTTCCCGCTTTGGTATTGTTAGGAAAAGTCCCAATAAAAAAGGCGATTGGAACATCCCTACTCATCATTATCTTTAATTCAATTTCCGGCTTTTTAGGCTATGTAGGACACGTCCCCCTCAATTGGAACTTGATCTTATCCTTTATTATTGCTGCCAGTTTGGGAACAATTCCTGGTGCGTACTTTGCTCAGTTTGTACCGGCACAAAAACTTCAGAAAACCTTTGGTTATTTTCTCTTAGCAGTTGCATCTGTGGTGTTGGTGCAAAATTTTCATCCACCTCAATCTTCTAAGGTATCGAGTCATCATTCCACCAGCATGGTAGAGCGTAGTTTTAGGGCTAAGTCCTATTGA
- the petC gene encoding cytochrome b6-f complex iron-sulfur subunit, with protein MHNTLPLESPSISRRQLLNFLTGAVVATTATSVLYPVTKFFIAPTEGSEDGSILAKDIHGNLIPAKQILAEPPGTRALVAGLAAEPTYLTIQSDGTLHPWGILDNCTHLGCTFPWNPNDNQFQCPCHGSRYDPDGRVVRGPAPLPLKLVSVNLEEEYIRISPWTEIDPRTGEKPWWV; from the coding sequence ATGCACAATACTCTTCCTCTAGAAAGTCCCTCAATATCGAGGCGACAACTACTAAATTTTCTCACAGGTGCAGTTGTGGCTACTACAGCCACCAGCGTGTTGTATCCTGTGACTAAATTCTTTATTGCTCCCACAGAAGGAAGTGAAGATGGTTCTATCCTTGCTAAAGATATTCATGGAAATCTCATTCCTGCAAAACAGATTTTAGCTGAACCCCCTGGTACTCGTGCTTTAGTTGCGGGTTTAGCAGCAGAACCTACTTACCTAACAATACAGTCAGATGGTACTTTGCACCCTTGGGGAATTCTCGATAACTGTACCCATTTAGGTTGTACCTTTCCTTGGAATCCCAATGACAATCAATTTCAATGTCCCTGTCACGGTTCTCGCTATGATCCCGATGGGAGAGTAGTACGAGGTCCTGCACCTCTTCCTCTTAAACTTGTTAGTGTGAACTTGGAAGAGGAGTATATCAGAATTTCTCCCTGGACAGAAATTGACCCCCGGACTGGGGAAAAACCCTGGTGGGTTTAG
- a CDS encoding rhodanese-like domain-containing protein codes for MTTSHLKTLQTIDAPTLKQLLEQEAVTLIDVREPSEYTGEHIPTARLVPLSQFNPHQVPQDQSTKVVLYCRSGNRSTMAAKKLFDAGFNTVTHLDSGLGAWKAAGYPTNINDNAPISLMRQVQIVAGSLVFTGTVLGAFVSPWFLILSGFVGAGLMFAGITDTCMLGMLLVKLPYNQRSSV; via the coding sequence ATGACCACTTCTCATTTGAAGACATTACAAACTATTGACGCTCCAACTCTCAAGCAGTTACTTGAACAAGAAGCTGTGACATTAATTGATGTACGAGAACCTTCTGAGTATACAGGAGAGCATATCCCTACCGCCAGATTGGTTCCTCTTTCTCAGTTTAATCCACATCAAGTTCCTCAAGATCAAAGTACAAAGGTAGTTCTTTACTGTCGTTCTGGAAATCGCTCGACAATGGCTGCTAAAAAGCTATTTGATGCGGGATTTAATACGGTTACTCATTTAGATTCGGGACTGGGTGCATGGAAAGCCGCAGGTTATCCCACCAACATTAACGACAATGCACCGATTAGTTTAATGCGTCAGGTGCAAATTGTGGCAGGTTCTTTGGTATTTACAGGCACAGTGCTAGGTGCTTTTGTTTCTCCCTGGTTCTTAATTCTCAGTGGTTTTGTGGGAGCAGGATTGATGTTTGCTGGCATCACAGATACCTGTATGTTAGGGATGTTGCTGGTTAAACTACCTTACAATCAACGGAGCAGTGTATGA
- a CDS encoding MBL fold metallo-hydrolase, translating to MLFRQLFDPETSTYTYLIADLVRKEAILVDPVLEQVKRDRTLLKELGLTLKYCLETHIHADHITGTGKLREMTGCLGVVPAHAHAACADRFINDGEILALGNVNIEAIAIPGHTNSHNAYLVNGTHLLTGDGLLIRGCGRTDFQSGNAGVMYDAITKKLFTLSDQTLVYPGHDYKGQTVSTIGEEKQWNSRLVGKNRDQFIELMANLNLPNPKKIMEAVPANQRCGNAA from the coding sequence ATGTTATTTCGGCAACTGTTCGATCCAGAAACAAGTACATATACTTATTTAATTGCTGACCTGGTGAGGAAAGAAGCGATTTTAGTTGACCCAGTATTAGAACAGGTGAAACGCGATCGCACTTTACTCAAAGAATTGGGGTTAACGTTGAAATACTGCTTAGAAACCCACATCCACGCTGACCATATTACTGGAACAGGTAAACTCCGAGAAATGACAGGTTGTTTAGGAGTTGTACCCGCACACGCCCATGCAGCTTGTGCAGATAGATTTATTAACGATGGGGAAATATTAGCCTTAGGGAATGTAAACATTGAAGCGATCGCAATTCCTGGTCACACTAACAGCCATAACGCATATTTGGTAAATGGTACTCACCTATTAACAGGAGATGGTTTACTGATTCGTGGTTGTGGACGGACTGATTTCCAAAGTGGGAATGCAGGTGTTATGTATGACGCTATTACAAAAAAACTGTTTACTCTATCTGATCAAACTCTAGTTTATCCCGGTCACGACTACAAAGGTCAGACAGTTTCCACCATTGGCGAAGAAAAGCAATGGAACTCCCGATTGGTAGGAAAAAACCGTGATCAATTTATAGAGTTAATGGCAAATCTCAATTTACCTAATCCGAAGAAAATTATGGAAGCAGTACCAGCTAATCAACGTTGTGGTAATGCAGCTTAA
- a CDS encoding rhodanese-like domain-containing protein, translating to MKIPRFLTIVLLSFCVFIPAFFGVNYNASALASPLSPMQKIAVVSTTTAELKTTVDNFLKSIPGDYYTVGKVAQLKQLLKQEDVFLVDVRQPSEYASGHIGDAINIPLRTLVQNLDKIPKKQPVVIYCSSGYRSAMAVMSLHLLGYDNVRGFPPSMNGWNAAS from the coding sequence ATGAAAATACCACGTTTTTTAACTATAGTTCTATTGAGTTTCTGCGTATTTATTCCTGCCTTTTTTGGTGTTAACTATAACGCATCAGCTTTAGCATCCCCTTTATCACCAATGCAGAAAATCGCAGTAGTTTCTACCACCACTGCTGAGTTGAAAACAACAGTGGATAATTTCCTCAAATCTATACCTGGAGACTATTACACCGTCGGGAAAGTGGCTCAGTTGAAACAGTTACTCAAACAAGAGGATGTTTTTTTAGTGGATGTCAGACAACCTTCTGAGTACGCATCTGGTCATATTGGTGATGCTATTAATATTCCTCTGCGGACATTGGTGCAAAACCTCGACAAGATTCCCAAAAAACAGCCTGTAGTAATTTACTGTTCCTCTGGTTATCGTTCTGCAATGGCAGTTATGTCGTTACACCTGTTGGGCTATGATAATGTCCGAGGTTTTCCACCCAGTATGAATGGTTGGAACGCAGCTAGTTAA
- a CDS encoding amino acid ABC transporter permease, translated as MTHHRFWKIAGQLIAVFLIIVLVTILWSNLNRNLQQLGIKFGFDFLRQQASFDIGEKLINYQPTDTYSLALWVGLINSLRIAILGIILTTIVGVTAGISRLSDNWLLRNITSVYVEIFRNTPLLLQLLFWYFVVFLAFPKVENKISLGKLVYFSQNGIELAGLSFSPEFSALLLGLTFYTGAFIAEIIRGGIQAVPKGQWEAAQSLGLKSSLAMRLVIFPQALRVIIPPLTSQYLNLTKNSSLAIAIGYPDIYFVASTTFNQTGKAVEVMLLIILTYLTLSLTISVIMNLFNSRVQIKER; from the coding sequence ATGACTCATCATCGCTTTTGGAAAATTGCTGGACAATTAATTGCCGTATTTTTAATAATAGTTTTGGTAACAATACTCTGGAGTAATCTTAACCGCAATTTACAGCAATTAGGGATTAAATTCGGTTTTGATTTTCTGCGACAGCAAGCCTCTTTTGATATTGGCGAAAAACTAATTAACTATCAACCAACTGATACCTATAGCCTAGCTTTGTGGGTAGGTTTAATCAACTCTTTGAGGATAGCAATATTAGGAATCATCCTGACAACAATTGTTGGGGTAACAGCGGGAATTTCTCGATTGTCAGATAACTGGTTATTGCGGAATATTACCTCAGTTTATGTGGAAATATTCCGCAATACACCTTTATTACTGCAATTACTATTTTGGTACTTTGTGGTTTTCCTGGCTTTTCCTAAAGTCGAAAATAAAATTTCCCTAGGAAAGTTGGTTTACTTCAGTCAAAATGGCATAGAACTTGCTGGGTTAAGCTTTTCTCCAGAGTTTTCAGCATTATTGCTTGGGTTGACTTTTTATACAGGTGCGTTTATTGCCGAGATTATCAGGGGTGGGATTCAAGCAGTACCTAAGGGACAATGGGAAGCAGCGCAATCTCTGGGACTAAAATCTAGTTTAGCAATGCGGTTAGTGATTTTTCCCCAAGCTTTGCGGGTAATCATTCCCCCACTCACTAGTCAGTATCTCAATTTAACCAAAAATTCTAGTTTAGCGATCGCTATCGGCTATCCTGATATCTATTTTGTCGCTTCTACCACTTTTAATCAAACGGGAAAAGCCGTAGAAGTTATGTTACTAATTATTCTCACCTATCTCACTCTCAGCTTAACAATTTCTGTAATTATGAATTTGTTTAACAGCAGAGTACAAATAAAAGAAAGATAA
- the psbA gene encoding photosystem II q(b) protein, protein MTISLEQRQSNNLWENFCNWITSTNNRMYIGWFGVLMIPALLTATICFIIAFIAAPPVDIDGIREPVSGSLLYGNNIISAAVVPSSNAIGLHFYPIWEAASLDEWLYNGGPYQLIIFHFLIGIFSYLGRQWELSYRLGMRPWICIAYSAPVSAATAVLLIYSIGQGSFSDGLPLGISGTFNFMLVLQAEHNVLMHPFHMLGVVGIFGGSLFSAMHGSLVTSSLVRETTEIESQNNGYKFGQEEETYNIVAAHGYFGRLIFQYASFNNSRALHFFLGAWPVIGIWFAALGVSSFAFNLNGLNFNHSILNSQGSVINTWADVINRANLGMETMHERNVHNFPLDLAAGDFQPVALVAPAIHG, encoded by the coding sequence ATGACTATTTCTCTGGAACAACGCCAAAGTAACAATCTTTGGGAGAATTTCTGCAATTGGATTACCAGTACTAACAACCGGATGTACATTGGTTGGTTTGGTGTACTGATGATTCCCGCACTTTTAACTGCAACCATTTGTTTCATCATCGCTTTCATTGCCGCACCACCCGTAGATATAGATGGTATTCGTGAACCTGTTAGTGGTTCTTTACTCTATGGCAATAACATCATTTCTGCTGCGGTTGTTCCTAGTTCCAATGCTATTGGTTTGCACTTTTATCCCATTTGGGAAGCTGCTAGTTTAGATGAGTGGTTATATAATGGCGGACCTTACCAATTAATTATTTTCCACTTCCTGATCGGTATTTTCTCTTACTTAGGTCGTCAGTGGGAATTATCTTACCGCTTAGGGATGCGTCCTTGGATTTGTATCGCCTACAGCGCACCTGTTTCTGCTGCCACTGCGGTACTATTAATCTACTCTATTGGTCAAGGTTCTTTTTCTGACGGGCTGCCTTTAGGGATTAGTGGTACTTTCAACTTCATGTTGGTACTGCAAGCAGAACATAACGTTCTCATGCACCCATTCCATATGTTGGGAGTAGTTGGGATCTTTGGTGGTTCTTTATTCTCTGCTATGCACGGTTCTCTCGTCACTTCGTCTTTAGTTCGGGAAACTACTGAAATTGAATCCCAAAACAACGGTTATAAATTCGGTCAAGAAGAAGAAACTTATAATATTGTTGCGGCTCACGGTTATTTCGGTAGATTGATCTTTCAATACGCATCTTTTAACAATAGTCGTGCTTTACACTTCTTCTTAGGTGCTTGGCCAGTAATTGGTATCTGGTTTGCTGCCTTGGGTGTATCTTCTTTTGCCTTTAACCTCAATGGTTTAAACTTTAATCACTCTATTCTTAATTCTCAAGGTAGTGTAATTAATACTTGGGCTGATGTGATAAATCGCGCCAACTTGGGAATGGAAACAATGCACGAACGCAACGTTCACAACTTCCCCTTAGATTTAGCGGCTGGAGATTTTCAACCTGTAGCTTTAGTTGCTCCTGCTATTCACGGTTAA
- a CDS encoding amino acid ABC transporter substrate-binding protein, giving the protein MRQSGLILAIVSIILALTACSSGSEKTATTASTSASQVMRDRWNSIKSRGKLICGVSGELPGFSFVETDGKYNGIDVDICRAVAAAVFDDPEAVEYRNLNSKERFTALQAGEVDILSRNTTWTLSRDTSQGLNFAPVVFYDGQAIMVRKSSGIKSLADLKEKAICVQTGTTTEQNLGDQMRKRSITYKPVVFEDVNITFATYAEGRCEAITADRSALVSRRTTLPKPEDNVILDDVLSSEPLAPAVVKRDSQWADIVKWTVYSLIKAEELGINSKNLAQFTTTTDPDIKRFLGTEGNLGEGLGLTKDFAAKIVKHVGNYGEIYDRNLGTQTKLNLARGQNQLWSKGGLLYSPPFR; this is encoded by the coding sequence ATGCGTCAATCTGGTTTAATTTTAGCCATTGTTTCCATCATTTTAGCTCTCACTGCTTGTAGTAGCGGGTCAGAAAAAACAGCAACTACAGCCAGCACGTCTGCATCACAAGTTATGCGCGATCGCTGGAATAGCATTAAAAGCCGTGGTAAGCTCATCTGTGGTGTTAGTGGTGAATTACCAGGATTTAGCTTTGTCGAAACTGATGGTAAATATAACGGAATCGATGTAGATATTTGCCGCGCCGTAGCAGCAGCTGTATTTGATGATCCTGAAGCTGTAGAATACCGGAATCTCAATTCTAAAGAACGATTTACAGCCTTACAAGCTGGGGAAGTAGATATTCTCAGCCGCAACACTACCTGGACATTGAGTCGTGATACCTCTCAAGGTTTAAATTTTGCACCTGTGGTTTTTTATGACGGTCAAGCCATTATGGTTCGCAAAAGTAGCGGTATCAAATCACTAGCAGACCTCAAGGAAAAAGCAATCTGTGTCCAAACTGGTACTACTACAGAACAAAACCTAGGAGACCAAATGCGGAAAAGAAGCATAACCTATAAACCAGTGGTTTTTGAAGATGTTAATATTACCTTTGCTACCTATGCAGAAGGACGTTGTGAGGCGATTACAGCCGACCGTTCTGCATTAGTTTCCCGACGGACAACTTTACCCAAACCGGAAGATAATGTAATTCTCGATGATGTTCTCTCCTCAGAACCCCTCGCCCCAGCAGTGGTTAAAAGAGATTCTCAATGGGCTGATATCGTCAAGTGGACAGTTTATTCCTTGATAAAAGCTGAAGAATTAGGGATTAACTCTAAAAATCTGGCACAATTTACCACTACTACCGACCCAGATATCAAGCGTTTTTTAGGCACAGAAGGTAATCTTGGTGAAGGACTCGGCTTAACAAAGGACTTTGCGGCCAAGATAGTCAAGCACGTTGGTAACTATGGCGAAATTTATGATCGCAATTTGGGAACTCAGACAAAACTTAATTTAGCCCGTGGACAAAATCAACTTTGGTCAAAAGGTGGTCTACTCTATTCTCCTCCTTTTAGATAA